GGAGCGTCTGGGCGTTAGGGAATCCGCCGACGCCTTAAGGGATGGTAAGATTGACGCCTTCTGCTGGAGTGGTGGCCTCCCGACGGCTGCGGTTCTCGACCTTGCGTCAACCCCTGGCATAAAGATAAAGCTAATACCACATAGCGAGCTACTTCCTAAGCTTACCGAGCTGTATGGCCCTATATACTTTGAAGCAGTAATTCCTAAGGGTACGTATCCGGGTCTGGATGAAGACGTTAAGGTTACGGCCTTAACTAACCTGCTTGTTGCTAGGGCTGATCTACCTAATGATCTTATCTATACGATAGTAAAGGTAATCTTCGACCATATCGATGAGCTCATAGCGGTTCATAGTGTTGCTAAGGAGATAAAGCCTTCCACTGCGGTGGTGGGGTCGCCCATACCATTCCATGACGGCGCTATACAGTACTTCAAAGAGAAGGGCGTTTGGAAGGGTTAACGATTGACCCTTTTAAAACTCTTCACTCCTTTTTCTCTAATTTTATTTACACTCATCCTCCTTTACCCCGGCGCGTTGACGTTGATGATTATTGATGAAGGTACTGGGAAAACCTACACGTACACCGTTTATGTAGGTGATAAGGTAACGTTACGCTATACTCATTCGATTTATAAGCAGGATGTAATCGAGGTCTTCGAGGTAAATCCGACCGGCGTCCTCATCCTTAGGGAGGTGGTATTTAAGGGTGAAAGGCCGACATCTATAGTACAGCTTAAAGACCTTGAGGATTACTACATGACTGGAGGCCCCTTTATGGTTGGGAATCTATCCTTAACCGTTAAAGGCCTTAACCTCAGAGTTGGAAGTATAGGGAGACCTACTATCGTTGTGGGTGGAAACGAGCTTGACCTCTATACGACTATGGGTTTCGGAGCCTCCGTAAGGGTGGTTATTGAGTCAACAGTAGGATCCTTACTGGCATATAACCCCGTATACCTATTCTAGGGGTGTAGGGCCTTGAAGGGCTTGAAGACATATGTTAGCGTTGCCTTATCGTTAATGATGGTTGCATGGTCCCTCTACTACGTTGTTAGCGTAATAGAAACCTACACGTTCCGCATGGTTCATTTAATCTTTATTTTAGTCCTTACACCCCTCCTATACCCTTTAAGGGGTAAGGGGAGTGGATCATTAAAGGTTGTAGATGTAATCCTCGCCGCTCTCGGCGCCATCTCCATACTATATGTGTTTACGGATTTTGAAGGCTTCATCTACCGTTCGACAATGCCCCTCCTTACCGATGTGGTTTTTGGAGTAATAGTTATTGCCCTCATCCTTGAGATGATGCGGAGGACGGCGGGTTGGATCTTACCAGCCCTAATTCTCTTCCTCCTCTTCTATACTTATGCAGGGGCTTATATGCCGCCCCCCTTTACTCATAGGGGTTACGGTCTTGATCGTATCGTCGGCCACATGTTCATGACGTTGGAGGGTATCTTCGGTATACCGTTAGATGTATCAGCGTCCTTCATAACGATATTTATAGTCTACGGCGTAATGATGGATGCCGCTGGCGCTGGCCGATTCTTCATGGATTTAGCGTTATCCCTCACGGGGAGGGGGCCCTCGAGCGGTGGTCGCGTAACGGTTCTAACAACGGGTTTAGTAGGAGGGCCTCAGGGGAGTGGTGTAGCTACGACTATGTCGTTAGGCCCGCTTCTATGGCCATTACTTCGAGAAGCTGGTTATGATCCTGATCGTGCAGCTGGCCTCCTAGCGGCAGGCGGTATAGGAGCGGTTATATCGCCGCCCATTATGGGTGCAGCGGCCTTCCTCATGATGGAGTTCCTCCACATCTCGTATTTGGAGGTTATCCTCATAGTTACGTTGCCGACGCTTCTATACTATGCAAGCCTCTTCTTCATGGTTGAGCTTGAAGCGAGAAAATTGAACTTTAAACCGATAACGGGGAGGAGGGTACCCACTAAACGAGCCCTTCTTAGGGGGGGATATCATCTTCTCTCCCTCTTTATTCTTATAGCCTTAATCGCGCTGGGTCGAACCCCTAACTATGCGGCCCTCTGGGCTATAATTACCGTCCTCATTACGAGCTACCTAAGTAGGAATCGGGATGAATGGTTAACGCCTAAACGCTTAATACACGCTATTTTTGAAGGTGTGAAAGGGCTTCTTCCCGTGGCGACCGTTCTTGCAGGTGCGGGGATTATCATAGGCTCGTTCACGTTAACCGGGCTCGGTTTAAAGATTGCCGGGATGATTATGTCGGCTAGCTTAGGTATTAGGCCTATAGCCTTAATTCTCGCAGCTATCGCTGCCCTTATCATCGGCTTAGGAGTACCCATTACAGCCTCCTACGTTATCACCGTGATTATAGTTGCCCCCGCCCTAGTAGCGCTCGGTGTTCCCAACTACGCTATCCATGCCTTCGTGTTCTACTACGCTATTCTCTCCGAGGTTTCTCCACCCGTAGGTCTTTCACCGCTAGCGGCTGCTAGTATAACGGGCGGTAACCCCTTCAAGGCTATGATGCAGGCGTGGAAGTATACCTTGCCAACGTTTCTCATACCATTCCTCTTCACCCTCCATAACGAGGGGGCTTCCATACTTCTCATTAAAGCTTCGATCGAGACTCTTCTACCAAGCCTCTTCATCGCCGTTGTCTCCCTACTATCGATCTCGTTGGCGTTAATGGGCTACCTTCGCGGCAGGCTAACACTCATTGAGCGCGTAGCCTTAGCTTTAGGCGCTATCGGGCTGATGGTTTCACACCCGAGCGTTAACGCTTTAGCCGTCGGTTCGTTAGCTGTCATCTTAGCCGCTAGCTTCATCAGTATTTTAAGGGGTTCAAAGCTTTTGCAGGTTAGGATTTTACGCTGATCTTGAAAACGATAAAATTTTCGATAGTTCTTCGCTTAAACGCGGCAAGCCGATTCTTTTTCCATAAGGGATTAAGGCGTACCTGACTAAGCGCGCCTTAAGCGATCCTGAGAGGAGGCCGTAAGCCTGTAATATTCACGGGTAGAGGGCCCTTTAAACGCTTCAACGTATAGTGAAGTTGGGTTTAACCATCTTTAAATCTAGGGCGCGCCTATTACTTCTAAAAGCTCGTTCCTACTTTTAATCCTCTTAAACTCGCCGTAGTTAAGGGCTTTTAATTCTTCGTCTTCGCCGTCCTTTATTATTGTGATCCCTAAACTACCACTTACATTAGCCATGCTTTCCACAGTCCTTATCTGGCGTTTAACCTTCTTACTTAGCTTACCGCTTACCTTAACTAGGATTTTGAAGTCGTGGTTCTTAGCTATGATGTTAAAGGGCGCCCTCTCTATGGTGTAGGTTTTAAGCCCTAGCTTTGAGAGCTTCTTCGAAACCGCGCCGACCATCACGCCTCTGGCTTCATCTGTTTCGAAAACAGGTGTTGAGCGGCTTTCAAAGATGTCGATGGGGAGTAGCAACTTGGTTTCCACGGCCTCTTGAAGCTTCATAGCCGTTTCGATGGTGGCCAGCATACCCGAACGCTCGTACTCGTAGATTGTTCGACGCGAAACACCTATGGTTCTAGCTAGATCGCCTAAGGATATGTTTAGTCGTTCTCTAAAGGATTTTAAGGATGCTCCATCGATCTTCACGTAGTACCTACCGGCCTTGAAGTATAGGTAGGGTGAAAAGCCGGCTAAGGCTTGTTTAAGCGTGTTTATATTGGTAGTTGGTACATTGAACTTATCGTAGACTACGCCGTTTTCTATACTTTCGGATCCTCTACTGAGACCTATGATTACTGGGGCTGCTGAAAGTATGTTAGCTACCTTTTTAAGCCAGTAGCTTAATTTGCTTGAGAACCTATCGATGTCGGGCGCTACCTTCGCCACCATTAAACGATGGTCGTCTTTGGCTATAAAGTCGAAGCAGCCTTGTTCATCATAAAGCTCTGAAGCCTTAAAGCCGCTAGCCCTTAAGACTTCGAGTAGTGATTCCAATAGAGGTTTACGAGGGGGTTCACTACTATCCGTAGGGGGCATACGTCATAGAGATGGGAGTGGACACCTAAATATTAATTTCTCCGCATTTTAAAGCCGGATTGGCTGCATGGTGTTAGGCGCCCACGAACCAACTATGGATCCGACGAGGCCTCAACGCTCATTCTTAGCCTTAAGAGCTTCAAAGGCTTACAGCGCTTAAATTATTAGTGATGAAGCGGGCTTAAGGATGCTAAGGCTACGTAGATCAGCCTGGATAATGGTATGGTAGAGGTGAGTAGCGAAGCAAAATCCTTAGGTTTTTAAGGTGGATGATTGTAAGAGAGTTTGGTGTTAACGATTACAATGCGACTACCCCCTCGTAGGGACTTAGAGTACCTTAACCAGGAGGTAGCGGTAGTTTTTTTGAGGGAGATACCCAGGCTTGAAGTGGCTGGATTAAAGCTGGGCCCCTTTACTGAAGGGGCTGAGGCGCGGTATCCGCGCTGGCTTGCCCTTATACTTGAAGCTGAGGGGATAGCTCGAATAACCGATGAAGAGGGGGTTAATGCTCAAGATTTGGCTAAGTTACTATGGCGTGAGGAGCATACGCCTAAGATGGTGAAGGTTGATGACCACTTTTATAGTAGGATCTCTAAGTATCTACGGGAGTTGAATGAGAAAAGTAAGCTTAAAGTTGAGGCGATACGGGAGAGGGATCAAGCCGTAGGTAGGGCGATGGACCTAGTGAAGGTACGTGTACAGAAGATTGTCGGAGCCGCTCTATTAGAAAACGTACCTTCAAGCTTCGTGGAGGCTTTAACTCCGGAGGAAAAGCTACTACTTGAAGGGTTGAAGGTTGTGATTGAAAACTGGAAGAGGTCTACGATTAGGATTGAAGGGTGATGGATTTGGCTACGCGCCCGATGGATGTTAGGGAGAGGTTTGCTGAGTTCTATAAAACGTTTCAAACGGTTAAGGGTGAACCTAAGTATAGGTTAAGAATACAGCAGATGGCTATTTCTAACAGTATTTCGCTGTATATAGACTTTGAAGACCTACTCGAGTATGATAAGGACCTAGCTGAGGGTGTTATTAAGAGGCCTAAGGAATACGTGGAGGCAGCTTCAAACGCCGTCTGGGACGTGATGAAGACTGAGAATAGAAGTTACGCTGAAAGGGTTAGTAGGTTTCATGCTCGCTTTAGAAGGCTTATAGATGTAATACCGATCCGGTCCATTAGGTCCTCCTTAATCCATAGGCTGATAGCCGTTGAGGGGATAATAACGAGGTCGTCGACCGTTAAACAGCAAATAGTTGAAGCCGCCTTCCTATGCGAGCGGTGTAATGAAACGATAAGGCTCGTTCAGGCTGATCGAACGTTTACTACGCCGGTAAGGTGTACAAACCCGGAGTGTAAGGGTAGGGGGCCATTCAGGTTGATGGTGGATGAATCTAGATTTATAGATTGGCAGAGGCTTACCTTGCAGGAACGCCCCGAAGAACTACCGCCGGGGCAGCTACCGAGGTCCATTGAGGTTATTGTTAGGGACGACCTAGTTGATACTGTAAGGCCTGGTGATAGAGTTACGTTAACGGGTATACTTGAGCTACGGCAGGAGGTAACGCCTAAGGGTGGTAGAGGGTCGACTTTCACTACGTACATAGAGGCTAACAGTATTGATGTAACCGAGAAGGGGTTTGAGGAGGTTGAAGTAACTCCTGAGGATGAGGAAAAAATACTTGAAGCGGCGAAGGACCCTTGGATCGTAAGTAAGATCGTTAACTCCATAGCCCCCTCGATATATGGGCTTCAAGAGGTGAAGGAGGCTATAGCCTACCTCCTATTCGGAGGTAGGCCTAAGGTTTTACCTGACGGCGTTAGGATAAGAGGCGACCTCAACGTACTCATTATTGGGGATCCTGGCACCGGTAAGTCGCAACTACTCCAATACGTAGCTAAGTTAGCGCCTAGAGGTATATACACGTCCGGTAAAGGGTCAACGGCAGCCGGTTTAACAGCGGCAGTAACTAGGGATCGCGTAACCGGGGATTTCTACCTAGAAGCTGGCGCATTAGTACTAGCCGATGGAGGGGTAGCGGCTATAGATGAAATAGATAAGATGAGGCAGGAGGATAGGGTTGCCATCCATGAGGCTATGGAGCAGCAGACCGTTAGCATAGCTAAAGCCGGTATAGTTGCTACGCTTAACGCTAGAAGCTCGATACTAGCGGCGGCAAACCCGGCCCTAGGTAGGTATGTGGAGCAACGACCGGTATCTGAGAATATAAACCTACCTGTAACCATACTTTCAAGGTTTGACTTCATATTCATACTTAAGGATAAACCCGATACGGTTACGGATACGGCTATGGTGGACCACGTATTAAGGCTTCATTCAGTTGAGGAGGGGGCCTACCAGCCGACCTTCCCCCCGGAGTTTTTAAGGAAGTATATAGCCTACGCCCGTAGGAAAGTGAACCCCAAGCTTACTTTAGAGGCTGAGGAGCGGATAAAGAGGTTCTTCTTGGATTTAAGGAGTAAGGCTGAAGCAGTTCCAGATTCACCAGTACCTATAACGCTTAGGCAGCTGGAATCCCTTATTAGGGCTATGGAGGCTAGGGCTAGGATAGCGCTTAGGGAGGAGGTCACGGTTGAAGACGCTGAAGCAGCTATTAGGCTGATGCAAACCTTCCTAAACCAGGTGGGTTATGATAGAGCTAGAGGAGTATTCGATATAGACACCTTAATGGTTGGTAAGCCTAAAAGCCTACAGGAGAAGTTTATGCAGGTGTTAGACATCGTTGTAACGCTTGAAAAGGAGGGGCAAGGAGCTCCGGTAAGTAAGGAGGCCATACTTGAGGAGGCTGGGAGGCGTGGGCTTGATTCAGGTTTCGTTGAAAGAGCCTTAAGGCAGTTAAAGAGTGATGGTACACTCTACGAACCCAAGGAAGGCTTCTATAAGAAGGTTTAAGCTACTATAAACCGTGTACGCGATAACAGTGTAACGGTGTTAATCATACTCGTAGACGATGTAGATTTACCCAGCGCGGTAAAACGCGTTCTTAAGGAGAGGGGCATAAGGGAGTTGTATCCACCACAGGTTAGCGCGATTCAGGCTGGCGTTTTAAACGGGAAGAGTTTAACCCTAGCGGTTCCGACGGCCTCCGGTAAAACTCTGGTAGCTGAGCTCGCGATGCTAAAGCAAGTGTTAACCGGGAGGGGTAAAGCGCTTTACCTGGTTCCGCTTAGAGCTTTAGCCTTTGAGAAGTATGAGGAGTTCACTAAGTATGAGGAGCTGGGCGTTAAGGTTGCTTTATCCTCCGGCGATTACGATAGCGACGATCCATGGCTGGCTAAGTACGATATTATCGTCGCTACCAATGAGAAGGCGGACTCATTAATAAGGCATAGGGCTTCCTGGCTTGAGGATGTACGCATAGTAGTCGCTGATGAGGTCCATCTGCTTACAACGCCCGATCGAGGTCCAACATTAGAAGTAACCCTAGCTAGGTTAAGGGCGGTTAATCCTGAGCTACAAGTATTAGCGTTAAGCGCGACTATTAGAAACGCGGAGGAGGTTGCTAACTGGCTTAACTCCGAGCTTGTGGTTAGCGATTGGCGGCCTGTACCCCTTAAGATGGGTGTGTATTATGGGGGTAGGGTGTCGTTTAACGATGGAACGGAGCTATTAATAGGTGGTAGCGGAAGCCCGACGGTTAGGCTCGCCGTGGACTGCGTTTTGAAGGGAGGACAGGTTTTAGTATTTACTAGTACGAGGCAGAACTCTGCCTTATACGCTGAGAGAATTAAGGAGCATCTTTCACCCCTCCTAAGCGTTAAGGAAAGGAGGGAACTGGAAGAGGTAAGTAGGAAGATACTATCAAGAAGTGAGGAAACCCGTATCGATAGGAGGTTGGCTGAATGTATACGTTCAGGTGTTGCCTTCCACCACGCTGGGTTAGCGAGTGAGCATAGAAGGGCTATCGAGGAGGCCTTTAGAGGGTTCAAGTTAAAGGTGATATGCGCAACGCCAACGTTAGCGGCTGGAGTTAACCTACCGGCTAGACGCGTAGTAATCCAAGATTATAGGCGGTACGAGCTAGGCCTCGGCTATAGGCCTATACCCGTGTTAGAGTTTCATCAAATGGCGGGGAGGGCTGGGAGGCCCCAATACGATAAGTATGGGGAGGCTATACTGATAGCTAGATCCGTAGAGGAGGCTAAGGCCCTCCACGAGGATTACGTTTTATCACCCCCGGAAAGGATTTGGAGTAAGCTTAGTAGTGAACCAGCTCTACGGTCACACGTGTTAGCGGCTATAGCTTCAGGCTTCTCAAACACTATGGAAGGCCTCCTAGCGTTTATGGAGAAAACCTTTTACGCGTATCAGTTCGGCTCTTCAAGCATTAAACCAACGGTTGAAAGGGTTATACGCTTCCTCAAGGAAGAGGGGTTCGTTGAGGGTCGGGGTTCACGCATGATCGTAACCCCCTTTGGTAAGAGGACCTCGGAGCTATACTTAGACCCCTTATCCGCGGTGGTCATTAGGAGGTGGTTAAGGACTAAGGTTCAAGCTACACCTATAGGCTACCTACAATTAATCTGCTATACAACCGAGCTGCCGAAGCTCTACTTAAGGAGGGGTGAAGCTAAACGGGTTAAAGCAGCGGTAAAACAGTTTAAGGAGGAGTTATTAATTGAGGCCCCGGATGAGTACGAGGAGGATGTAGACTACGTAGAGTTTTTAACTGGTCTGAAAGCGGCTTTAATGCTTTACGACTGGATTGAGGAAAGGAGTGAGGACTACATTATTGAAGCCTATGGGGTTGGATCAGGCGATATATACGCGATAGCTCAAACAGCGAGCTGGGTAGCGTATTCAGCATGCGAATTAGCTAAGGTGATAGGGCTTAAGAGCCACGTGCCCGGGCTTTCAAAACTTGAAGCTAGGCTTAAAACAGGGTGCCGTGAAGAACTACTACCCCTAGTTCAGTTAGAGGGCGTAGGTCGTGTAAGAGCTAGAAGGCTTTTCGAGGCCGGCTATAGAAGCTTGGAGGACTTAAGGAAGGCTAAGGTTGAGGACTTGGTTAAAGTACCGACTATAGGTATTGAAACGGCTAAGAAAATCAAACTGCAAGTTTAAAGGTTTTACTGAAAAATTCGAGTGGAAATAGTGGTTTTACGACCTTCATTTCTACTTGAGAACTTTCCAAAAGAATAAGACGGGGTGATTTACACGTTAAGGCTAACCTGCTAATAACGTTGCTAAGGGTGAGAGGTATACCCGCCTACCTACGAGTAGGGGTTATCCACCGAAAGGGTTCAACCTCGGTTACGCTTTTTAACGGTAGCTACGTTCGCGACTCGATTAACCTTGCTTGGCACGGCTGGGCAATGGTTATGCTACTGGTGCTGGACGGGTACGTGTGGGGAATAATATGTGAACAATGCAGGCGTAAGTACCACCGCGACAAGCCGCTACTGATGTGGAGCGAGTATGAGGAAGCAATGATAAGGATAGGTGAAATACCGTGACGGGGGAAAGGGTCACGCGACCCCTCCAAGCAGGGTTAAAGCTTACGGTGAAGTTTCCAAGGTGTAAGCCGAGAACGATAGTGATACCAAGTGAATTGTTAGCGACGCTCCCTGAGGAGGTGAAAAAGAAGGTAATGGACGGGGCGGTTAACGATAACCAGCGCTTTAAAGCGTTGGTTGAAGAGCTACATTGGCACAAGGGCGTATCGGTAAACAAGCTGTCGAAGCACCTTAGCGTACCGTTGACTACGCTGTGGAAGTGGATGAGACACGAAATGAACGTTAAAGTACGCGATAAAATAACGGCGTCACAGCTAGCGAGTACAAAGTATGCTAAGCGTGACTTCGACGGCGACGGCGTGGAGAAGCTCAGGCTATGGTTCTTTGCGCACACCGATGGATGCGTAATGCAGAATGGTCAACAGGTACAAGTAATACTGAGGACGCCCGACCCGTACTTGGCGCACCTCTTTAAGGAGGTTTTCGGCAGGTACGGGTGTGTGGGCGTAGCGCCGCAGAAGGACGATAAAGGAGG
The sequence above is a segment of the Candidatus Nezhaarchaeales archaeon genome. Coding sequences within it:
- a CDS encoding minichromosome maintenance protein MCM encodes the protein MATRPMDVRERFAEFYKTFQTVKGEPKYRLRIQQMAISNSISLYIDFEDLLEYDKDLAEGVIKRPKEYVEAASNAVWDVMKTENRSYAERVSRFHARFRRLIDVIPIRSIRSSLIHRLIAVEGIITRSSTVKQQIVEAAFLCERCNETIRLVQADRTFTTPVRCTNPECKGRGPFRLMVDESRFIDWQRLTLQERPEELPPGQLPRSIEVIVRDDLVDTVRPGDRVTLTGILELRQEVTPKGGRGSTFTTYIEANSIDVTEKGFEEVEVTPEDEEKILEAAKDPWIVSKIVNSIAPSIYGLQEVKEAIAYLLFGGRPKVLPDGVRIRGDLNVLIIGDPGTGKSQLLQYVAKLAPRGIYTSGKGSTAAGLTAAVTRDRVTGDFYLEAGALVLADGGVAAIDEIDKMRQEDRVAIHEAMEQQTVSIAKAGIVATLNARSSILAAANPALGRYVEQRPVSENINLPVTILSRFDFIFILKDKPDTVTDTAMVDHVLRLHSVEEGAYQPTFPPEFLRKYIAYARRKVNPKLTLEAEERIKRFFLDLRSKAEAVPDSPVPITLRQLESLIRAMEARARIALREEVTVEDAEAAIRLMQTFLNQVGYDRARGVFDIDTLMVGKPKSLQEKFMQVLDIVVTLEKEGQGAPVSKEAILEEAGRRGLDSGFVERALRQLKSDGTLYEPKEGFYKKV
- a CDS encoding ATP-dependent DNA helicase encodes the protein MLIILVDDVDLPSAVKRVLKERGIRELYPPQVSAIQAGVLNGKSLTLAVPTASGKTLVAELAMLKQVLTGRGKALYLVPLRALAFEKYEEFTKYEELGVKVALSSGDYDSDDPWLAKYDIIVATNEKADSLIRHRASWLEDVRIVVADEVHLLTTPDRGPTLEVTLARLRAVNPELQVLALSATIRNAEEVANWLNSELVVSDWRPVPLKMGVYYGGRVSFNDGTELLIGGSGSPTVRLAVDCVLKGGQVLVFTSTRQNSALYAERIKEHLSPLLSVKERRELEEVSRKILSRSEETRIDRRLAECIRSGVAFHHAGLASEHRRAIEEAFRGFKLKVICATPTLAAGVNLPARRVVIQDYRRYELGLGYRPIPVLEFHQMAGRAGRPQYDKYGEAILIARSVEEAKALHEDYVLSPPERIWSKLSSEPALRSHVLAAIASGFSNTMEGLLAFMEKTFYAYQFGSSSIKPTVERVIRFLKEEGFVEGRGSRMIVTPFGKRTSELYLDPLSAVVIRRWLRTKVQATPIGYLQLICYTTELPKLYLRRGEAKRVKAAVKQFKEELLIEAPDEYEEDVDYVEFLTGLKAALMLYDWIEERSEDYIIEAYGVGSGDIYAIAQTASWVAYSACELAKVIGLKSHVPGLSKLEARLKTGCREELLPLVQLEGVGRVRARRLFEAGYRSLEDLRKAKVEDLVKVPTIGIETAKKIKLQV
- a CDS encoding DUF1850 domain-containing protein; this encodes MIIDEGTGKTYTYTVYVGDKVTLRYTHSIYKQDVIEVFEVNPTGVLILREVVFKGERPTSIVQLKDLEDYYMTGGPFMVGNLSLTVKGLNLRVGSIGRPTIVVGGNELDLYTTMGFGASVRVVIESTVGSLLAYNPVYLF
- a CDS encoding helix-turn-helix domain-containing protein, which produces MESLLEVLRASGFKASELYDEQGCFDFIAKDDHRLMVAKVAPDIDRFSSKLSYWLKKVANILSAAPVIIGLSRGSESIENGVVYDKFNVPTTNINTLKQALAGFSPYLYFKAGRYYVKIDGASLKSFRERLNISLGDLARTIGVSRRTIYEYERSGMLATIETAMKLQEAVETKLLLPIDIFESRSTPVFETDEARGVMVGAVSKKLSKLGLKTYTIERAPFNIIAKNHDFKILVKVSGKLSKKVKRQIRTVESMANVSGSLGITIIKDGEDEELKALNYGEFKRIKSRNELLEVIGAP
- a CDS encoding TRAP transporter fused permease subunit, which gives rise to MKGLKTYVSVALSLMMVAWSLYYVVSVIETYTFRMVHLIFILVLTPLLYPLRGKGSGSLKVVDVILAALGAISILYVFTDFEGFIYRSTMPLLTDVVFGVIVIALILEMMRRTAGWILPALILFLLFYTYAGAYMPPPFTHRGYGLDRIVGHMFMTLEGIFGIPLDVSASFITIFIVYGVMMDAAGAGRFFMDLALSLTGRGPSSGGRVTVLTTGLVGGPQGSGVATTMSLGPLLWPLLREAGYDPDRAAGLLAAGGIGAVISPPIMGAAAFLMMEFLHISYLEVILIVTLPTLLYYASLFFMVELEARKLNFKPITGRRVPTKRALLRGGYHLLSLFILIALIALGRTPNYAALWAIITVLITSYLSRNRDEWLTPKRLIHAIFEGVKGLLPVATVLAGAGIIIGSFTLTGLGLKIAGMIMSASLGIRPIALILAAIAALIIGLGVPITASYVITVIIVAPALVALGVPNYAIHAFVFYYAILSEVSPPVGLSPLAAASITGGNPFKAMMQAWKYTLPTFLIPFLFTLHNEGASILLIKASIETLLPSLFIAVVSLLSISLALMGYLRGRLTLIERVALALGAIGLMVSHPSVNALAVGSLAVILAASFISILRGSKLLQVRILR